Below is a genomic region from Citrobacter telavivensis.
ACGGTGCGCGTCGTCGGGGGACACCGTTTTCAGGCTGCGAGCACCCGGTTTCGCCCATCGTTTTTGGCCCGGTAGAGTGCAGCATCCACCCGCTTAAACAGTTCATCGATACTTTCGTTAGGTTCGTGGTGGGCCACACCAATGCTCACGGTAAAGCGCGGCAGGCCGGGGAGGCCAATTTTCGCCACCGAGGCGCGAATGGATTCGGCTAGCTGCAGCGCGGTCTCCAGCGGGGTGCGCGGTAACAGCAGAATAAACTCTTCGCCGCCCCAGCGGAACACTAAATCACCGTTGCGCGCGCAGGATTCCAGGTTTCGCGCCAGCTCGCAGAGCACCTCATCCCCTTTCAGGTGACCATACAGGTCGTTAATGCTTTTAAACCGGTCGGTATCAATGAGCAGCAGGCTGTAATCCTGGGGCAGGGACAGATGCTGCATCTGTCCCTGTTCAGTCAGTTGATAGAACTGACGACGGTTGAGCAATCCGGTCAGCGCATCATGCAGGGCGGCGCGCTCCAGTTCTTGTTCGAGGCGTTTCTGCTCGGTGATGTCGTGAATGATGCACAGCATCAGTCTGTCGCCGTAGATTTCAATCGGCCCGGCATAGGTTTGCACATGGCGGGTTGTGCCATCGGCAATTTTATGGACAAAATTTAACGGTTTATGCCCGCCCGGAAGTCGCGCAATTTCATGCATAATCGGCAGAATCTGCCGACCCAACATATTGATTTCCCAAGTATGTTTCTGGCACATTGCCTCCAGGCTGTAGCCGTAGAAATTGAGCGCCGCCAGGTTGGCATCGACAATAAGTCCCTCTCTTGAGGGGTCAATCAACAGCATGGGGGCGGAGTTAGTGAGAAAAAATCGGGCGTAAAATCCCTGCTTTTTACGCTGATAGGTTGCAGACCGGCTGGCCTTCAACCCCTGCGCCGCCGGGGTATCAATGCCTTCGAAGAGAATCACTTCACCGGATCCCGGCAGGTCTTTTACCGACAACCGGCAGGTGAGCGCAGCCGGATTATTTTCACGCGGCACCGTCAGAATTTCGACAATATCCTGCTGGTTGCGAAGATCCGTAATATAGTTCGGTAAGATAGTCTGCGCGTGGGTGGAATACACCCCTTTGCGCAGTTGGCTGAAGGTGTATCCTTGCATCATCTCTCTGGCGATACGATTGGCAAAGAGTAATTCTTCGGTGCCTGGAGAGACGATCCAGACCGGAAGCGTTAATAAATCCAGTGCATTCAGGTTGTGTGCAATCATCAGTAATCCCGTTATTTTTTATTCATTATTTTGCGAACATGCGAGAATAGTTTTTTATAATGTAATAGAACGTTGTGGTGATAAACAGGAAACAACGTTTAGTTGTTCAATGAGATTATCCTTTTGTAATAGTGACGGTATTTGCTGTGCCGGTAAGGGATGGGCATATAAAAAGCCTTGCAGTACGCCACACCCCATCTGCGTCAGGAGTCGCTCTTGCTCAGGCGTTTCGATCCCTTCCGCGACGACGCGTAAATTCATAGAGTGGGCGATATCAATAATCGTCGAGACAATTTTGCTGTTCTTGTTGTTCTCATTGATATCTTTAATAAAGATACGATCGATCTTCAATTCCCGCGCCGGAAGTGATTTCAACATTAGCATATTTGAATATCCGCTTCCGAAATCATCAATTGAAACCGTGATCCCGGCAGTCGAAAAGCTATTCAGGATCTGCGTGCTGCGCTCAAGATTTTTTAGCACGGCACTTTCCGTTATTTCCAGCGTTAACCGGGACGGCAGGATCTGGTAACGGGCAAGCGCGCTACAGACGATATCGACGATATCATGCTGTTCAAACTGCGTCGCAGAGAGGTTAATCGCAAGCGACCAGTCGGTATGTCCTTGCTGGGTCCATTGACAGAGCTGCGAACAGGCCTGCTGAATCACCCATTTCCCGACCGAAAGCATGAGACCCGTATCTTCAAGCGTGGGGAGAAACGCGCCAGGCATCAGTAGCCCTTGTTCAGGATGCCGCCAGCGCAACAGCGCCTCAAACCCGGCCAGAGTGCGGTCACTGGCAGTATATTTTGGCTGATACCATAGCTCAAATTCATGACGCGCCAGCGCCTGTGACAGGTCCTGTAAAAAGGCTGGCGCGGTGGTAACAAGGGCTTCCATTTCCGGTTGGTAGATGGCCCAGCCGTCGCGACCCTGCTGCTTCACATGATACATGGCGACATCCGACTTCACGCGTAGCTCATGCGGGGTGGTACCGTGTTCGGGATAGAAGCTGAGCCCGGCGCTGAGTGAAACACGAATGACATGGCCTGAGAGAGAGAAAGGCATTCGCAGAGCGTTGGCAATACGGTCCATCCGAGTGGAGATAGCTTCGGTATTGTTCTCCGGCATCAATAAAATAAATTCGTCTCCCCCTAAGCGGGCAAGCGTCATGGTGTCATCAAGACAGGCGAGGATGCGCTGGCTACTGGCTACCAGTAATTGGTCGCCAATATGATGACCCCAGGTGTCATTGACGACTTTAAAACGGTCAAGATCGATAAAAGCAAGGGCAAACCGCCGCTGGTTGAGCGCCGAGTCTTCCATACAGGCCAGTAAACAGGTGTCGATTTGTGCGCGGTTGGGCAGCCCTGTCAAGGCATCGAAATGACTTTGCTGGGTCAGTTTCTCGCTGAGATGGGAGAGGTTTTCTGCCAGTTGCGACGCCCGCACCTGCGAGTCAAGCATGGAGATCACCAGCATCACGCCTAGCGTGACCAGCGTGATACCCGCGACGCAGATGGCGAGTTCAACCTGACTGAGTCCCGCGTGGAGTGTGTGGCTATGATGACTGAACGTGGCCGCGCTCATACCGGTGTAGTGCATGGCGGAGATCGCCAGCGCGAAAATTAGTGACGCCGCCAACCGGTTAAGCAACGTCTGGCGCGTATCCTGCTGCTGTGAAAAAGCCAGTCGCAGGCCGAGACCGGAAGCCATGACGGCGATGATAACGGACAGGGCTACCAGCCCCCGATTCCAGATGATGGCACCTTGTCCGACGACTGCGGCCATCCCAACATAATGCATGGCGACCATTCCCATGCTCAGAACCACGGTTGCGACCAGCAGTCTGATGCGTGAGAGCGGTGTGCCGGGAATCACAATGTGAATTGCAAACGACGCCGCGAGCAGGGCAATAGCAAAGGAGAGAAGGGTCAACGGCAGATGATAGTTAAGGGGCATGCTCATTTTCATCGCCAGCATTGCGATGAAATGCATAGACCAGATCCCCATACCGAGCGTAATACCCCCCGATAAGCGCCAGAATATCGATTCTCGCCGCGCAGAAATAGCCACTTTACCCGCGCTATCGAGGGAGACAAATGCAGCAATGAAGGCAACAAGAAACGAGATGCCGATTAATACCGGATCCCATGATACGTGCAACATCTTGCTTTCCATCGAGAGTCTGTCGTGCAGTTAAATTTAGCAGGGATTCATCCTTTCGCATGAGAAAAAAATGACAAATCCCGAAATTTTCGCCTTCTTCATTAGCGTTCTGCGGTGAAAAGCGGCAAAAGCGCGAAGGTGCTTATTTAAACGTTATGAAATCTAATCAGTTAAGCTGTGGTTAATGCGCGTTACATAGAGTGTCGTGCCACTTAACTGTTCAGGAGTAGAATCTCATGAGCCTGGAGGGGAAAGTCGTCGTTTCCATGATTAACATGAAGCATAAGGTAAATTTATCTTCCATTATCCCGCTTTAAGGTAAATTTAATTAATCTCAACGTGAAGATGAGATACAGAGCTAAACGAGAAGAATATATGCTTTTCTGATGCTATATAAATATGACCTGCCATATTAACCTCTAACAGGTTTAAAATGTTAAAACACATTAGCGTCAGAACATTTATTCTCGTATTTCTGCTATTTGTTTTTTTCATGATTAATGTTGTGCAAATAATGTACTCGGTGAGATTTCCGGTATTCATTGCAATGAACGTCATTTTTCTGCTGGCGTTACTGTCATTATGGTGCTACATGACAATATATCTTGTCACCCCCATCAATACGGTGAAAAGAAGTATTGAGGCGGTGACCGCGGGAAATCTCGCCGTTCATATTCCTGAATTTGGTAATAACTGTGCCGGGAGACTCATTCCGGGCATCAACAGTTTATCCGGCAGCATCGCGACGCTGGTGCGGGAGATCCGACTTTCTTCGAAAACAGCGCTGTTGTTGTCAGAGCAGTTGGCTGCCCGCAGCGCTGAATTATCGGTAAAAACAGAACAGCAGTCCGCCTCATTAATCCAGACCGCCGCCAGTATGGAACAAATGGCAGCCAGTACCCGCAACAACGCTGACCACACGCGACTCGCCAACCAACAGGCCGACAGCGCGATGCAATGCGCGTACAAGGGCAGCGAATTAATGGTTCAGGTCGCCAGTAATATGCATTCGATTACGGCGTGTGCGCAGCAAATGACAGAAATAATCACCCTGATTGATGATATTGCGTTCCAGACCAATATTCTGGCGCTGAATGCCGCTGTAGAAGCCGCGCGTGCAGGAGAGCACGGAAAAGGATTTTCCGTCGTGGCGACGGAGGTTCGAAATCTGGCGCACAGAAGTGCAGAGGCCGCGAAAAATATTCGGGGGCTCATCGATGTGACTCATCAAAATGTGCAGCAAGGCGCAACGATTGTGGGCGAAACAGAAAAAAATATGCAGGAAATTGTTCAGGGTGCAGGGCAATTAAGCCAGTTGATGAGTGAAATATCGGCCACCACGACTGAACAGGAAAAAGGGATTAATCAGATAACCCTGGCGATGAACGAACTGGAAAAAGTGACGCAAAGTAACACCCTGATGGTGGACGAATTATCAGGATCGTCAGATGTTCTGAAATCTCAGGTTGTCGATCTCCAGTCAAAAACACATCAATTCCGTTTAAGTGATTCGGCAGAAGAGATATCCCCCCCGGTGCACAAGCGCTATGCTCGCGGGTTTTCATGAGCCATTTCAGCACAATGGGAGAATGAGTGGTTGCTTAACATACGTCGACGGCTAGACTAACCAGAAAAGCGCGAGGTATGGGAGGCGAAATGGAAGCCATCAAAGGGTCTGAAGTCAGTGTGCCGGATGCGGTGTTTGCCTGGTTGCTGGACGGCAAAGGCGGCGTAAAACCGCTGGAAGATGATGATGTGATCAGCAGCGAACATCCATGCTGGCTGCACCTGAACTACACGCATCCGGACAGCGCGCAATGGCTGGCAACGACGCCGTTATTGCCGAATAACGTCCGTGACGCGTTGGCCGGTGAAAGTCTTCGTCCGCGCGTTAGCCGCCTGGGGGAAGGGACGCTCATTACGCTGCGCTGTATTAATGGCAGCACCGATGAACGTCCCGACCAACTGGTCGCAATGCGTCTGTATATGGATGAACGGCTGATCGTCTCAACGCGACAGCGTAAAGTGCTGGCGCTTGACGATGTGGTCAGCGATCTCCAGGAAGGCACCGGGCCTGCCGACTGTGGCGGCTGGTTGGTTGACGTATGCGATGCGCTGACGGATCACGCCAGCGAATTTATCGAAGAGTTGCACGATAAAATCATCGATCTCGAAGACAATCTGCTCGATCAACAAATCCCGCCGCGCGGATTCCTCGCACTGTTGCGAAAACAGCTGATCGTCATGCGCCGCTATATGGCTCCACAGCGCGATGTGTACTCGCGCCTGGCCAGCGAGCGTCTGCCGTGGATGACGGACGATCAGCGACGCCGGATGCAGGACATTGCCGACCGACTGGGAAGAGGGCTGGATGAAATTGATGCCTGTATCGCCCGTACCGGCGTTATGGCGGATGAGATTGCTCAGGTGATGCAGGAGTCTCTGGCAAGACGCACGTATACCATGTCATTGATGGCGATGGTTTTCCTTCCCAGCACGTTTCTGACCGGACTGTTCGGCGTCAATCTCGGCGGCATACCTGGCGGAGGGTGGCAATTTGGTTTTTCACTCTTTTGCATTCTGTTAGTGGTTCTGATTGGTGGTGTTACTTTATGGTTGCATCGTAGTAAATGGTTGTAAAAACGGGTGTTTTAAGAGATTTCTACACCTAAAAACGGCTTTAAGATTGAGCGAAGTCAATAAATGCGACGCCTGTTAGGGGCAATATCACTCTTGCAGGTGAATGCAACGTCAAGCGATGGGCGTTGCGCTCCATATTGTCTTACTTCCTTTTTTGAATTACTGCATAGCACAATTGATTCGTACGACGCCGACTTAAATAAGTCGGCTTTTTTTTGTCTGCCTGTTTTCAGCTACTACCCTAAAAGGGAGTCAATGACAGACCGGAGGC
It encodes:
- a CDS encoding diguanylate cyclase, with product MIAHNLNALDLLTLPVWIVSPGTEELLFANRIAREMMQGYTFSQLRKGVYSTHAQTILPNYITDLRNQQDIVEILTVPRENNPAALTCRLSVKDLPGSGEVILFEGIDTPAAQGLKASRSATYQRKKQGFYARFFLTNSAPMLLIDPSREGLIVDANLAALNFYGYSLEAMCQKHTWEINMLGRQILPIMHEIARLPGGHKPLNFVHKIADGTTRHVQTYAGPIEIYGDRLMLCIIHDITEQKRLEQELERAALHDALTGLLNRRQFYQLTEQGQMQHLSLPQDYSLLLIDTDRFKSINDLYGHLKGDEVLCELARNLESCARNGDLVFRWGGEEFILLLPRTPLETALQLAESIRASVAKIGLPGLPRFTVSIGVAHHEPNESIDELFKRVDAALYRAKNDGRNRVLAA
- a CDS encoding EAL domain-containing protein — translated: MLHVSWDPVLIGISFLVAFIAAFVSLDSAGKVAISARRESIFWRLSGGITLGMGIWSMHFIAMLAMKMSMPLNYHLPLTLLSFAIALLAASFAIHIVIPGTPLSRIRLLVATVVLSMGMVAMHYVGMAAVVGQGAIIWNRGLVALSVIIAVMASGLGLRLAFSQQQDTRQTLLNRLAASLIFALAISAMHYTGMSAATFSHHSHTLHAGLSQVELAICVAGITLVTLGVMLVISMLDSQVRASQLAENLSHLSEKLTQQSHFDALTGLPNRAQIDTCLLACMEDSALNQRRFALAFIDLDRFKVVNDTWGHHIGDQLLVASSQRILACLDDTMTLARLGGDEFILLMPENNTEAISTRMDRIANALRMPFSLSGHVIRVSLSAGLSFYPEHGTTPHELRVKSDVAMYHVKQQGRDGWAIYQPEMEALVTTAPAFLQDLSQALARHEFELWYQPKYTASDRTLAGFEALLRWRHPEQGLLMPGAFLPTLEDTGLMLSVGKWVIQQACSQLCQWTQQGHTDWSLAINLSATQFEQHDIVDIVCSALARYQILPSRLTLEITESAVLKNLERSTQILNSFSTAGITVSIDDFGSGYSNMLMLKSLPARELKIDRIFIKDINENNKNSKIVSTIIDIAHSMNLRVVAEGIETPEQERLLTQMGCGVLQGFLYAHPLPAQQIPSLLQKDNLIEQLNVVSCLSPQRSITL
- a CDS encoding chemoreceptor protein; amino-acid sequence: MLKHISVRTFILVFLLFVFFMINVVQIMYSVRFPVFIAMNVIFLLALLSLWCYMTIYLVTPINTVKRSIEAVTAGNLAVHIPEFGNNCAGRLIPGINSLSGSIATLVREIRLSSKTALLLSEQLAARSAELSVKTEQQSASLIQTAASMEQMAASTRNNADHTRLANQQADSAMQCAYKGSELMVQVASNMHSITACAQQMTEIITLIDDIAFQTNILALNAAVEAARAGEHGKGFSVVATEVRNLAHRSAEAAKNIRGLIDVTHQNVQQGATIVGETEKNMQEIVQGAGQLSQLMSEISATTTEQEKGINQITLAMNELEKVTQSNTLMVDELSGSSDVLKSQVVDLQSKTHQFRLSDSAEEISPPVHKRYARGFS
- the zntB gene encoding zinc transporter ZntB; the encoded protein is MEAIKGSEVSVPDAVFAWLLDGKGGVKPLEDDDVISSEHPCWLHLNYTHPDSAQWLATTPLLPNNVRDALAGESLRPRVSRLGEGTLITLRCINGSTDERPDQLVAMRLYMDERLIVSTRQRKVLALDDVVSDLQEGTGPADCGGWLVDVCDALTDHASEFIEELHDKIIDLEDNLLDQQIPPRGFLALLRKQLIVMRRYMAPQRDVYSRLASERLPWMTDDQRRRMQDIADRLGRGLDEIDACIARTGVMADEIAQVMQESLARRTYTMSLMAMVFLPSTFLTGLFGVNLGGIPGGGWQFGFSLFCILLVVLIGGVTLWLHRSKWL